A genome region from Setaria italica strain Yugu1 chromosome III, Setaria_italica_v2.0, whole genome shotgun sequence includes the following:
- the LOC101777409 gene encoding pleckstrin homology domain-containing protein 1, with translation MAASLWRAVMDSVSGSSSSSSPTAPDAASGGVEFWHGAERVGWLNKQGEYIKTWRRRWFVLKQGRLFWFKDPAVTRASVPRGVIPVASCLTVKGAEDVLNRQFAFELSTPAETMYFIADSEKEKEEWINSIGRSIVQHSSSIADAEVVDYDSRPKATTQPKDSEESEPAA, from the coding sequence atggcggcCAGCCTGTGGCGGGCCGTGATGGACAGCGTCAGcggatcctcctcctcctcctcccccacggCGCCCGacgcggcgtccggcggcgtcGAGTTCTGGCACGGGGCCGAGCGCGTGGGGTGGCTGAACAAGCAGGGGGAGTACATCAagacgtggcggcggcggtggttcgTGCTCAAGCAGGGGCGGCTCTTCTGGTTCAAGGACCCCGCCGTGACGCGGGCCTCCGTGCCCCGCGGCGTCATCCCCGTCGCCTCCTGCCTCACAGTCAAGGGCGCCGAGGACGTGCTCAACCGCCAGTTCGCCTTCGAGCTCTCCACCCCCGCCGAAACCATGTACTTCATCGCCGACtcggagaaggagaaggaggagtgGATCAACTCCATCGGCCGCTCCATCGTCCAGCACTCCAGCTccatcgccgacgccgaggTCGTCGACTACGACAGCCGCCCCAAGGCCACGACGCAGCCCAAGGACAGCGAAGAGAGCGAGCCGGCAGCGTAA